The genomic segment AGGCAGCATGTCGCGAACAAAATCGATAACCGTGCGAGCTTCTAAATCTAAGCCATGTACTAAAAGCGTCACGGTGACAATCGCCACTAGTGAGGCTGGCACTGCTTTCGTCAATTTAGGCAGTAAGAAGATAATCGCCATCGTCAGCCCTACAAGGCCCAGCATATAATACAATGCACTACCCTGCATCCATTCTAGCTCGCCTAAGCTATTGGTTATTTTGAACTGTCCTAGCTGAGCAAGGAAAATAACGATCGCTAACCCGTTCACAAAACCGAGCATAACGGGATACGGTACCAAACGAATGAATTTTCCTAGCTTGAATACCCCTGCTAGAATTTGCAGTAAGCCTGCCAACAACACTGCAGCAAATAAATATTGCACACCGTGCTGTGCAACCAACGCCACCATAACAACAGCCATAGCGCCGGTGGCACCAGAAATCATACCGGGACGCCCGCCTATTGCAGACGTTATCAAGCCCATCATAAAGGCCGCATACAAACCAACCATCGGCTCCACACCCGCTACGAACGCAAACGCGACCGCTTCAGGTACAAGTGCTAACGCAACTGTAATCCCGGATAGCACATCGTTTTTGACATTGCTGCCACGATCGCCAGTTATATCAATCATTCACTTTCCTCAATTATCAAAGAACACTGCTAAATATTCGATTATTTTACCAGCAAAAAGCCGTCAGGTGTTTTAACAGTTTGTTAAACACGCAAATTTTCATGCCATTTTGACTGGCTGGTGATAATTAGGCATAAAAAAAGCCGGTGAACCGGCTTTTACATGCTCGAACCTAGCGTTATGCGATGATATCAAGTAACTCGACATCGAAAACAAGCGTACTAAATGGTGCGATGGCACCGCCAGCACCTTGTTCGCCATAGGCAAGATCATGTGGAACAAATAAACGTAACTTAGCACCAACTTGCATAAGCTGAAGAGCTTCGGTCCAACCTTTAATGACTCCACCAACAGGGAATTCAGCAGGCTGACCACGATCATAAGAGCTGTCAAAAACAGTTCCGTCTAGTAACGTGCCGTGATAATGAACACGCACAGTAGACGCAGCAGTCGGTGTTTCACCCTCACCCGCGTTAATCACTTCGTACTGTAAACCACTTTCCGTTACCGTCACTTCGTCACGCTTAGCGTTGTCCGACAAGAAAGCTTCGCCAGCCTCTTGCGCTTCAGCGAACTGCGCATTCTTAGCCGCTTGCATGCGTTGATGAATTTCATTAAATGCTTCACGTAGCGCATCGTTAGTGACTTGTGCCGGCTGCAAATTAAAGGCATCTGCGAGGCCTTCTTGAACCGCTGAGATATCCAAGCCGTCGAAAGGATTTGAACGAAGTTGTTCACCCATTTGCAGACCAATACCGTAGCTGGCTTGTAACTCAATCGTTGAAAATTTATCTGACACAATGACTCCTAGAAATTTGAATAACAGCGTAAAATCACACTGCTTCATAAAAATTGGTCGACAGGGTATCACAAAGCGCACGCTGATTTAAAAAAGCCTCGATGCTATGTTTTATTCGTAATCAATAGTGAAAGCTTTCAGATGAAAATACATCTACCACTGCCGCTAACTTTAAGGTAAAAGTATGCATCTTGTTGCTAAGTTACCACTTTTGGTTTTTAGACAATTCACCATTTTAACAGTATGGTAACGGGCTGTTTTTAGCATTAATCATTAAACTTCTATAATTCCAGCGGAGGCACCAGTGCCAAAAATTCTAGACTCACAACTCAAAGAAACCGTACGTAACCTAGGTTCAACGTTAGGGGACATGATCAGAGCCCAATTAGGGGATGAGTGGCTGCAGCGAATAGAAGCCATCAGATTAGACGGTCGTGAATCATACAAAGGTGACACAGACTGTACAGACAAGCTGAAAGCCCTTTTCAGTGAACTCGAAGACGAGCAACTGCTTGTTGTTGGCCGTGCATTTTCCCAATTTTTAAACTTAGCTAACATTGCAGAGCAAGAGTTCAATAGTGCCAATCACGATCAAGACTCCATTCAAGAATTGTTCAATCATTTGGACAAAGACAATGTATCTGCTGAAACTTTCGAAAAAGCAGTTAATCAACTTAGCATCGAGTTGGTATTGACGGCTCACCCTACCGAAGTGACACGTCGTACCTTGATCCATAAACACAGTGAGTTAGCTCAGTGTTTACGTCAAATACACCAGACTAGCTTAACTGACATCGAACGAGATAAAATACGCACCCGTATCTCTGACTTAGTCGCGCAAGCTTGGCACACTGAAGAAATCCGTACTGTACGCCCGACACCAGTTGATGAAGCGCGTTGGGGCTTCTCAGTGATCGAAAACTCATTATGGGAAGCGGTACCTGACTTTGTACGTGAGTTAAGCACCAAATTCGAAGCGAAATATGACCTTGCCCTACCACTCGATGCTGCGCCAGTAAAATTAAGCTCTTGGATGGGTGGGGACAGAGACGGCAACCCGTTTGTTACGTCAAAAGTCACCCAGCAAGTATTACTATTAGCCCGCAAGCGAGCAGCTAAACTTTTCGCACAAGACGTAGACATGCTCCAAGTCGAACTGTCGATGAGCGATTGTGATGACACCATTCGCGCTAAGGTCGGAGACGAACTTGAACCGTATCGCGCATTGCTACGTCCACTTTTGAATAAACTCACTAACACTAAAAACGGTATTGCTGAGTTTCTTAACGGTGAAGCCGTTGATGACAACGAGTGGATAAGCACCAAAGACGAATTACTTACGCCCTTGATGCTGTGCTACAACTCGTTGCAAGCGTGTGGCATGAGCGTCATCGCCGATGGCCGTTTATTAGACACCATTCGCCGAGTGCATTGTTTTGGTGTGCATCTGCTTAAGTTAGATATTCGCCAAGACTCTGAACGTCATGCAGATGTATTCAGCGAGCTAACGCGCCACTTAGGTATGGGTGACTATACCAATTGGAGTGAAGAAGACAAACAAGCTTTCTTACTGAAAGAGCTAAGCTCGAAGCGCCCATTGTTTCCGTCAAAATGGCAGCCATCTGCTGACGTACAAGAGGTGATTGATACCTGTAAAGTGGTCGCGCAACACAGCGAAGAAGGGTTTGGTATTTATATCATCTCCATGGCAAGTTTGCCCTCAGACGTGCTTAGCGTACATTTGTTATTGCGTGAATTTGGCGTGACTTGGCCAATGCCTGTAGCGCCATTGTTCGAAACGCTAGACGACTTGAACGCCGCTTCAAGCGTAATTGATGCCTTAATGAATATCGATTGGTATCGTGGATATATTCAGGGTCACCAATACGTGATGATCGGTTATTCCGATTCAGCGAAAGACGCTGGCGCCATGGCGGCTGGTTGGGCTCAATACGAATCTCAGGAAGCCCTGGTAGCTATTGCCGAGAAATTCGGTGTTGAATTAACCTT from the Paraglaciecola mesophila genome contains:
- a CDS encoding FKBP-type peptidyl-prolyl cis-trans isomerase, with the translated sequence MSDKFSTIELQASYGIGLQMGEQLRSNPFDGLDISAVQEGLADAFNLQPAQVTNDALREAFNEIHQRMQAAKNAQFAEAQEAGEAFLSDNAKRDEVTVTESGLQYEVINAGEGETPTAASTVRVHYHGTLLDGTVFDSSYDRGQPAEFPVGGVIKGWTEALQLMQVGAKLRLFVPHDLAYGEQGAGGAIAPFSTLVFDVELLDIIA
- the ppc gene encoding phosphoenolpyruvate carboxylase, yielding MPKILDSQLKETVRNLGSTLGDMIRAQLGDEWLQRIEAIRLDGRESYKGDTDCTDKLKALFSELEDEQLLVVGRAFSQFLNLANIAEQEFNSANHDQDSIQELFNHLDKDNVSAETFEKAVNQLSIELVLTAHPTEVTRRTLIHKHSELAQCLRQIHQTSLTDIERDKIRTRISDLVAQAWHTEEIRTVRPTPVDEARWGFSVIENSLWEAVPDFVRELSTKFEAKYDLALPLDAAPVKLSSWMGGDRDGNPFVTSKVTQQVLLLARKRAAKLFAQDVDMLQVELSMSDCDDTIRAKVGDELEPYRALLRPLLNKLTNTKNGIAEFLNGEAVDDNEWISTKDELLTPLMLCYNSLQACGMSVIADGRLLDTIRRVHCFGVHLLKLDIRQDSERHADVFSELTRHLGMGDYTNWSEEDKQAFLLKELSSKRPLFPSKWQPSADVQEVIDTCKVVAQHSEEGFGIYIISMASLPSDVLSVHLLLREFGVTWPMPVAPLFETLDDLNAASSVIDALMNIDWYRGYIQGHQYVMIGYSDSAKDAGAMAAGWAQYESQEALVAIAEKFGVELTLFHGRGGTIGRGGLPAHAAILSQPPGSLSGGFRVTEQGETIRYKFGMPQLAQRSLSLYASAILEALISPPPAPKQEWRDLITEVAANARDNYRNTVRHDESFVPYFRVATPEQELGKLPLGSRPAKRKPSGGIESLRAIPWIFAWAQTRLVLPSWLGAMKAVQTAIDAGHRPLIDDMLANWPFFHSRFSMLDMVFGKADPRISAEYDKRLVPEELRHLGDALREELNMSMSLLLDVLQQKEVMESDPKGNESMNIRAGYLQPLHFLQIELLERIRAKGDEADPTLERAMMVTIAGIAVGMRNTG